A single genomic interval of Cupriavidus sp. MP-37 harbors:
- a CDS encoding DUF6765 family protein: MKRSVQATVRSSPAKGITSTAAIPPSAPRKHRLSTLLFLAALATPLTCSGFESDVHFGLTYWLAKQAGFAPREAEAIALANQRLDAGSIEYMASPLQFACLSRFAPEARDSQARHYPSESKVPSRAQSRPVVPGGPAAQSMVNAALRRADAGKAAFMLGEFGRSLHALQDSWAHQGTPSIPDWSRHGIECDANLAMAAPADRGTPQSHAADLTWRWPGDVEEMAKSTYAQMLKYPRIHGAHRTAAPWNQLQPALAGFIGARTKRAKADWFAANDVADASFLDGTSLPDGPRWKAARWQGRRDIPAPMPPAAQSGVDKALIDFYTHFFNDWVTTSPVDKRWLSALASEPDGRIDHALVDQLIGWRLRDRGTHLALAAQPHSARSAASPLRQRASFEVFKSLNDAVLPLIVAGDKPSPILPFLVFALPDSAAGSKRAVALIKLLDAPYDTIGVLAERRNGTDWKITALISSADN, from the coding sequence TTGAAGCGCAGCGTCCAGGCAACCGTCCGGTCTTCGCCTGCGAAGGGCATAACCAGCACAGCCGCGATACCGCCCTCCGCTCCGCGAAAGCATCGACTCTCAACGCTGCTATTTCTTGCCGCGCTCGCCACGCCATTGACGTGCAGTGGCTTCGAGTCCGATGTGCACTTCGGACTCACTTACTGGCTGGCGAAGCAGGCGGGGTTCGCGCCACGCGAAGCAGAGGCGATCGCGCTGGCGAATCAGCGACTTGATGCGGGGTCGATCGAGTATATGGCGTCACCGTTGCAGTTTGCGTGCCTATCGCGCTTCGCGCCCGAGGCCAGGGACAGCCAGGCTCGGCACTATCCGAGCGAGAGCAAGGTGCCGTCGCGCGCGCAGTCCCGGCCGGTCGTGCCCGGTGGGCCCGCTGCGCAATCCATGGTGAATGCTGCGCTACGTCGGGCGGACGCAGGCAAGGCGGCTTTCATGCTTGGCGAGTTCGGGCGTTCACTCCATGCGCTGCAGGATTCTTGGGCGCACCAGGGCACGCCGTCCATTCCAGATTGGAGTCGCCATGGCATCGAGTGCGACGCCAATCTGGCCATGGCCGCGCCGGCCGATCGGGGCACGCCGCAGAGCCACGCTGCTGACTTGACCTGGCGCTGGCCCGGCGACGTGGAAGAGATGGCGAAGTCCACCTATGCGCAAATGCTGAAGTACCCGCGCATCCATGGCGCGCACCGCACCGCGGCGCCCTGGAATCAGCTGCAGCCGGCGCTCGCCGGCTTTATTGGTGCGCGAACCAAGCGTGCCAAGGCCGACTGGTTTGCCGCGAACGACGTGGCCGACGCCTCCTTTCTCGACGGAACCAGCCTGCCAGACGGCCCAAGATGGAAGGCGGCCCGCTGGCAAGGCCGGCGCGATATTCCAGCGCCAATGCCGCCGGCAGCGCAGTCTGGCGTGGACAAGGCGCTTATCGATTTCTATACGCATTTCTTCAACGACTGGGTCACGACCTCACCTGTCGACAAGCGCTGGCTGTCCGCACTCGCCTCTGAACCAGACGGCCGGATCGACCATGCGCTCGTCGACCAGCTCATCGGGTGGCGGCTGCGAGACCGCGGGACCCACCTGGCCCTTGCGGCGCAGCCGCATTCGGCACGCAGTGCAGCATCACCGCTTCGCCAGCGCGCATCGTTCGAGGTGTTCAAGTCATTGAACGACGCGGTGCTGCCACTCATCGTGGCAGGGGACAAGCCGTCCCCGATCCTGCCCTTCCTGGTTTTCGCCCTGCCCGACTCGGCGGCGGGAAGCAAACGTGCCGTTGCATTGATCAAGCTGCTCGATGCACCCTACGACACCATTGGCGTTCTTGCCGAAAGGCGGAACGGCACTGACTGGAAGATCACCGCACTGATCTCGTCCGCAGACAACTGA
- a CDS encoding RNA-binding protein, with protein sequence MSRLLLTNIDPGTSDEEIQAFLEKYGFPPFDSLEHEDGDGTHPAVLLTYGDLDPAVLGKLQQRIDHMYWKKRQLSASILHDRFA encoded by the coding sequence ATGAGCCGCCTGCTGCTCACCAATATCGACCCCGGCACCTCGGACGAAGAAATCCAGGCGTTCCTGGAAAAGTATGGTTTCCCGCCATTCGACAGCCTGGAGCACGAAGACGGCGACGGCACACACCCGGCCGTGCTGCTGACTTACGGCGACCTGGACCCCGCGGTGCTGGGCAAGCTGCAGCAGCGCATCGACCATATGTACTGGAAGAAGCGCCAGCTGAGCGCTTCCATCCTGCATGACCGTTTTGCCTGA
- a CDS encoding GlxA family transcriptional regulator, whose product MQHVALALYPGFQALNLAVSTVLEFANRALDAPLYQVHLLSEHGGPVLSSGGFAVSTEAFGRRRFDTVLVVGDNDVLPAPPALVKFLQRAARTSRRIGATCTGAFTLAEAGLLAGRRATTHWYYADALRRRFPEVSVEEDRIFIIDGPVWTSAGMSACIDLALALVEKDLGAAIARAVAKSLVVYHRRAGGQSQFSALLDLEPRSDRIRGALDFARQNLQLDLSVEQLAKAAHLSARQFSRAFRDETGQSPAKAVERLRVEAARLMMEGGRHPIDVVARDTGFGDAERMRRAFLRAFGQPPQAIRRMARGALQTA is encoded by the coding sequence ATGCAACATGTGGCCCTTGCCCTCTATCCCGGCTTCCAGGCGCTGAACCTGGCGGTGTCCACGGTGCTCGAATTTGCGAACCGGGCTCTTGACGCGCCGCTGTACCAGGTTCACTTGCTGTCCGAACATGGCGGCCCCGTGTTGAGTTCCGGTGGCTTTGCCGTCAGTACCGAGGCCTTTGGCCGGCGCCGCTTCGATACCGTTCTGGTGGTGGGAGACAATGACGTCCTGCCGGCGCCGCCCGCCTTGGTGAAGTTCTTGCAGCGTGCGGCGCGAACGTCGCGGCGCATCGGCGCGACTTGCACCGGGGCCTTCACGCTGGCGGAGGCGGGGCTGCTGGCCGGCCGTCGCGCCACCACGCACTGGTATTACGCGGACGCGTTGCGGCGGCGCTTCCCGGAAGTCAGCGTGGAGGAGGACCGCATCTTTATCATCGATGGTCCGGTATGGACCTCGGCCGGCATGTCGGCCTGCATCGACCTGGCGCTGGCACTGGTGGAGAAGGATCTGGGCGCCGCGATCGCGCGCGCCGTGGCCAAAAGCCTGGTTGTGTACCATCGCCGCGCAGGCGGTCAGTCACAATTTTCGGCACTGCTGGATCTGGAACCGCGCTCGGATCGCATTCGTGGCGCGCTGGACTTCGCGCGGCAGAACCTGCAGCTGGATCTTTCGGTGGAGCAACTGGCGAAGGCAGCGCACCTCAGCGCCCGGCAGTTCTCGCGCGCATTCCGCGACGAGACCGGCCAGAGTCCGGCCAAAGCCGTGGAGCGCCTGCGCGTGGAGGCGGCACGGCTGATGATGGAAGGCGGGCGCCACCCGATCGATGTGGTGGCAAGGGATACCGGTTTTGGCGATGCGGAGCGCATGCGGCGAGCCTTCTTGCGGGCTTTCGGGCAACCGCCGCAGGCGATCCGCCGCATGGCGCGCGGTGCATTGCAGACGGCTTAG
- a CDS encoding SOS response-associated peptidase family protein, which produces MFSVPSHQLADGSRKSGLGDAAPIVRADATGRRECLLATFGLVPRSRHVHGARDFETMNVRAECVGDKRGSCSAWHRTQLCLVPAMAIYEPCYVAGQWIRYRIWLPDEPALGIAGLWKQWPDGSYSFAMFTVTAPGHAVMKLMHTPGKEKRALVMIPYLQWQAWLACRDPELARSFMTLYPAEKMMAVPAPPVPEPAEATGAAAPSQ; this is translated from the coding sequence ATGTTTTCAGTGCCGAGCCACCAGCTGGCGGATGGAAGCCGGAAATCGGGCCTAGGCGATGCCGCACCGATCGTCCGTGCGGATGCCACCGGCCGGCGCGAGTGCCTGCTGGCCACCTTTGGCCTCGTGCCGCGCTCGCGCCACGTCCACGGTGCCCGAGATTTCGAAACCATGAATGTCCGTGCCGAGTGCGTCGGCGACAAGCGAGGCTCATGCAGCGCGTGGCACCGCACCCAGTTGTGCCTGGTGCCTGCAATGGCCATCTACGAGCCGTGCTACGTCGCCGGCCAGTGGATCCGGTATCGGATCTGGCTGCCGGACGAGCCGGCGCTCGGCATTGCCGGCTTGTGGAAACAATGGCCGGATGGATCCTATTCCTTCGCCATGTTTACCGTGACTGCGCCGGGCCATGCGGTGATGAAGCTGATGCACACGCCCGGCAAGGAGAAACGGGCGCTCGTCATGATTCCGTACCTGCAGTGGCAAGCGTGGCTCGCGTGCCGGGATCCCGAACTGGCGCGAAGCTTCATGACGCTCTACCCGGCCGAGAAGATGATGGCCGTCCCTGCGCCGCCTGTGCCCGAGCCTGCCGAAGCAACCGGTGCGGCAGCGCCATCGCAGTAG
- a CDS encoding helix-turn-helix domain-containing protein, with the protein MNDVCTIAADGSRMGWQPPAKWRRRSIARSLAPVTVEHYIAGESEIIDLETTGTMFALYLKKPNALELRTPGGGWAPKRFRTPLMYVPPGFSFSSRWSTEAEWVTVHFNASWLARSGLETTGRFASGTPRFDLSDDLLMHVVRSIHEDALAGMPLGPMYAEALGAAALRRMAYLESRPQAREYAHGPMMRRAAEYIRDNFRGELTLSTIAGAVDYPGDVYSFIRSFKKTIGMTPHQYIIESRLQAARNLITQGQCDVTEAALDCGFSTASHFSATFRKRWGISPSELKPASAILTRAEAKVSIGR; encoded by the coding sequence ATGAACGACGTCTGCACGATTGCTGCGGACGGAAGCCGGATGGGCTGGCAGCCGCCAGCGAAATGGAGAAGGCGTTCGATCGCGCGCTCGCTTGCCCCCGTCACGGTTGAACACTACATTGCGGGCGAATCGGAAATCATCGACCTGGAGACGACCGGGACGATGTTCGCCCTGTACCTGAAGAAACCGAACGCGCTGGAGTTGCGAACACCTGGAGGCGGGTGGGCTCCGAAGCGTTTTCGTACGCCGTTGATGTACGTTCCGCCGGGATTTTCGTTTTCCAGCCGATGGTCGACGGAAGCCGAGTGGGTGACCGTCCACTTCAATGCTTCATGGCTGGCTCGATCCGGTCTGGAGACAACTGGACGATTCGCCTCGGGGACGCCCCGGTTCGACCTGAGTGACGACCTGCTGATGCACGTTGTCCGGAGCATCCACGAAGATGCCCTGGCGGGAATGCCGCTGGGGCCGATGTATGCGGAAGCACTGGGGGCGGCTGCGCTGCGTCGAATGGCCTACCTGGAATCGAGGCCGCAGGCGAGGGAATACGCGCACGGGCCCATGATGCGACGGGCAGCCGAGTACATCCGAGACAATTTCCGCGGCGAGTTGACACTGTCGACGATTGCCGGTGCCGTGGACTACCCCGGCGATGTCTATTCGTTTATCCGAAGCTTCAAGAAAACCATCGGCATGACGCCGCATCAGTACATCATCGAGAGCCGCCTGCAAGCGGCGCGCAACCTGATCACGCAAGGCCAATGTGACGTGACCGAGGCAGCCCTTGACTGCGGCTTTTCAACGGCCAGCCATTTTTCGGCGACGTTCCGCAAGCGATGGGGGATTTCGCCATCCGAGCTCAAACCGGCTTCCGCCATCCTCACGCGAGCGGAAGCGAAAGTATCCATAGGCCGCTGA
- a CDS encoding DUF2798 domain-containing protein — MNVELKRKIAFALSMGVVTTGIISFALLALNVGFTEDFALTWLRSWGVGYVIVIPAILLVGPRLQAQVERWVR; from the coding sequence ATGAACGTTGAACTGAAACGGAAAATCGCCTTCGCGCTGTCGATGGGTGTGGTGACTACGGGGATCATCTCGTTCGCCCTGCTCGCTCTCAATGTGGGATTCACCGAAGACTTTGCGCTGACCTGGTTGCGCTCCTGGGGCGTCGGTTATGTGATCGTCATCCCTGCCATCCTTCTGGTCGGGCCGCGCCTGCAAGCGCAGGTCGAGCGCTGGGTCCGTTGA
- a CDS encoding LVIVD repeat-containing protein, whose translation MQLPIRVAIAISLSPFLLTGCGGGSDDPVAAATPTVSVADYVVPRVQSCSPGDTPETALQGQVPAALRQSGFSGFNCNLKLVSQVQGEGASWSSATYTDKRGQTCFYHSTMGPSPVFNNPAAPSRVNPGVPVINITDPARPVWVSSLTSTAMIDPWESLRVNAARGILAADNGLGGAGGPEIDLYDVSTDCTRPQLLASVPIGTGEDGGIIPSTRALGHEGGFSPDGFTYYIGGAVSKSYYAVDLTVPTHPKLISAITMAELGFGSVPHGLSVSQDGTRAYFVATGNGGAAAGQGAPPLNNANATGDNGFFVIDTSEVQSRRPNAKMHRITTVPVRNGSVAQHTISFSVAGKPYVIEVDEGGAGGLQEPGATSVKAACNAGMTPFPLGHIYDMSDEAAPKLVSELRLETHAVQNCDKVIPDILGLSIFTYGSHYCSVDNRENATALACSYFNSGVRVFDIRDPSKPKEIAYYNPPAGKYPGAGSAHLMLGQYRAGGPDWCASRLDFDFDRRLLTTACQDNGALVLSFANGTWPFPESTKATGNGN comes from the coding sequence ATGCAATTACCTATCCGGGTCGCGATTGCGATATCGCTCAGCCCATTCTTGCTCACCGGCTGCGGTGGGGGTTCTGACGATCCGGTTGCCGCCGCGACGCCCACCGTGTCGGTGGCGGACTACGTGGTTCCACGGGTTCAAAGCTGCAGTCCCGGCGACACCCCCGAAACCGCACTGCAAGGCCAGGTGCCTGCGGCGCTTCGCCAGTCCGGGTTCAGCGGTTTCAACTGCAACCTGAAGCTCGTCAGCCAGGTGCAGGGCGAAGGCGCATCGTGGTCCTCCGCGACCTACACCGACAAGCGGGGACAGACGTGCTTCTACCACTCGACGATGGGCCCAAGCCCCGTATTCAATAATCCGGCCGCGCCGTCTCGTGTGAACCCTGGCGTACCGGTAATCAATATCACCGACCCTGCCCGCCCGGTGTGGGTAAGCTCGTTGACCTCCACCGCAATGATCGATCCATGGGAATCTCTGCGGGTGAATGCTGCACGCGGCATTCTGGCTGCGGATAACGGACTCGGCGGCGCCGGCGGCCCGGAGATCGACTTGTACGACGTTTCCACCGACTGCACCCGGCCGCAACTACTTGCAAGCGTCCCGATTGGCACCGGGGAAGATGGCGGCATCATCCCGTCGACCAGAGCACTGGGGCACGAAGGCGGATTCTCCCCGGATGGCTTCACCTACTATATCGGTGGAGCCGTTTCGAAATCCTACTATGCGGTCGACCTGACAGTGCCAACGCACCCCAAGCTGATCTCCGCGATCACCATGGCCGAGCTCGGATTCGGATCCGTGCCCCACGGCTTGTCCGTGAGCCAGGACGGTACCCGCGCATACTTCGTCGCAACCGGGAACGGAGGCGCGGCAGCTGGCCAGGGTGCCCCGCCGCTCAATAATGCAAACGCAACTGGAGACAACGGGTTCTTCGTCATCGATACCAGTGAGGTGCAGAGTCGCCGCCCCAATGCGAAGATGCACCGCATCACCACGGTGCCGGTACGAAATGGCAGCGTGGCGCAACATACGATTTCGTTTTCCGTGGCAGGCAAGCCGTACGTGATCGAAGTGGATGAAGGCGGAGCGGGCGGCCTGCAGGAACCTGGCGCGACGAGTGTGAAGGCCGCGTGCAATGCCGGCATGACGCCGTTCCCGCTGGGGCATATTTACGACATGTCGGACGAAGCCGCGCCGAAGCTGGTCTCTGAACTTCGGCTCGAAACGCATGCGGTTCAGAACTGTGACAAAGTCATTCCCGACATCCTCGGCCTTTCCATCTTCACTTACGGCAGCCACTACTGCAGCGTCGACAACCGGGAGAACGCCACCGCTCTTGCCTGCAGCTACTTCAACTCGGGAGTTCGCGTGTTCGATATCCGCGATCCGTCCAAGCCCAAGGAAATCGCGTACTACAATCCGCCTGCCGGGAAATACCCTGGCGCGGGTTCCGCGCATCTCATGCTTGGCCAATATCGCGCGGGCGGTCCGGACTGGTGTGCCTCGCGACTGGATTTCGACTTCGACCGCCGACTGCTGACCACGGCATGCCAGGACAACGGCGCCCTTGTGCTGTCCTTTGCCAATGGCACGTGGCCGTTTCCGGAAAGTACGAAAGCGACGGGGAACGGCAATTGA
- a CDS encoding galactose oxidase early set domain-containing protein has translation MRQLTIFRKTVWASVVGFALVASPTHAAPVSFDNDACTNPSAEARLRQRETAVLGPAHADAHARARAKQCRVARGLERAPAPDEQVLAAARAQATNTAGQWSAPFVIPVVGITAVLLHTGKVLFWSYEPTQYHNPAASNTGVAYVWDPVTRTGHAITPPENIWCAGQTILSDGRVFLAGGNLRYPDPNAPEGQQNFQGALSSYTFNPLTETWTQQPNMSVGRWYPTLTKLADNRVVITSGLDETGSGNTTGVVEVFTPAASMDGVGTMSTVSFRDPSGMYPFQYLLSSGQMMQAGPAFYNTALLTPGTWSWSSIPNMLSSHYEWANGVIYTDASVTPVKQVVMIAGGAEGDSAFRNNEWFDVGNPNAGWRQFPQWLQPRHNANTVILPDGTLFTVGGNAASNGYDNPHFDSELYNKPAGDPTGSWIPMSPNTIQAGYHSSAILLPDATVLLSQDDMNPLAASTHQAQVYSPPYLFKGARPNITSAPGTLSLGQTFTVGSSTPNISSVALVAPGAVTHANDMHQRYIKLRHTKQGAKNLRITLPASSALVPPGYYMLFIIDSQGVPSVAKFVRVS, from the coding sequence ATGCGTCAACTCACGATCTTCCGGAAAACCGTGTGGGCGTCAGTGGTTGGCTTTGCCCTGGTGGCATCGCCGACCCACGCAGCGCCCGTCAGCTTCGACAATGACGCCTGCACCAACCCTTCCGCGGAGGCCAGGCTGAGGCAACGGGAAACCGCGGTGCTCGGGCCTGCTCATGCGGATGCGCATGCCAGGGCACGCGCCAAGCAGTGTCGGGTGGCAAGAGGCCTGGAACGGGCGCCCGCGCCGGATGAACAGGTGCTGGCGGCGGCCAGGGCGCAGGCTACCAATACTGCCGGCCAATGGAGCGCACCGTTCGTCATTCCCGTGGTCGGCATCACGGCGGTGTTGCTGCACACTGGCAAGGTCCTGTTCTGGTCGTACGAGCCGACCCAGTACCATAATCCGGCGGCGTCCAACACAGGCGTTGCGTACGTCTGGGATCCCGTGACACGCACGGGACACGCCATTACACCGCCGGAGAACATCTGGTGTGCCGGCCAGACGATATTGAGCGATGGCAGGGTTTTCCTGGCGGGTGGCAATCTGCGCTACCCGGACCCGAACGCGCCGGAGGGGCAGCAGAACTTCCAGGGTGCGCTGAGCAGCTATACCTTCAATCCCCTCACCGAGACCTGGACCCAGCAGCCGAATATGTCGGTCGGCCGCTGGTATCCGACGCTGACCAAGCTGGCCGATAACAGGGTGGTGATCACCAGCGGGCTTGACGAGACGGGATCCGGCAATACCACGGGGGTGGTCGAGGTATTCACCCCTGCCGCCAGCATGGATGGCGTCGGCACGATGAGCACGGTATCGTTCCGCGATCCGTCCGGCATGTACCCGTTCCAATACCTGCTTTCTTCGGGCCAGATGATGCAGGCCGGGCCGGCTTTCTACAATACCGCGCTGTTGACGCCCGGCACCTGGTCATGGAGCAGCATCCCGAACATGCTGAGCTCGCACTATGAGTGGGCCAACGGGGTTATCTATACCGATGCCTCGGTGACACCCGTCAAGCAGGTCGTCATGATCGCGGGCGGCGCCGAAGGCGACAGTGCCTTCCGCAACAACGAATGGTTCGATGTCGGCAATCCCAACGCCGGGTGGAGACAGTTTCCGCAATGGCTGCAGCCTCGCCATAATGCCAATACCGTGATCCTGCCGGATGGCACGCTGTTTACGGTGGGCGGAAACGCGGCCAGCAACGGTTATGACAACCCGCATTTTGACAGCGAGCTCTATAACAAGCCGGCCGGCGATCCTACCGGCAGCTGGATTCCGATGAGCCCGAATACCATACAGGCGGGCTACCACTCGAGTGCCATCCTGTTGCCTGACGCCACCGTCTTGCTGTCCCAGGACGATATGAATCCTCTCGCGGCCAGCACGCACCAGGCACAGGTGTATTCGCCACCCTATCTGTTCAAGGGCGCACGCCCCAACATCACCAGCGCACCGGGTACATTGAGCCTGGGCCAAACCTTTACCGTTGGTTCAAGCACGCCCAATATTTCCAGCGTTGCCCTGGTGGCGCCGGGGGCCGTGACCCACGCCAACGACATGCATCAGCGCTATATCAAGTTGCGGCATACCAAGCAGGGCGCCAAGAACCTGAGGATCACCCTGCCCGCCTCCAGTGCGCTGGTGCCGCCGGGGTACTACATGCTGTTCATCATCGACTCGCAGGGGGTGCCTTCCGTCGCCAAATTCGTCCGTGTGTCTTGA
- a CDS encoding SDR family oxidoreductase, translating to MTTHTYAGTALITGASSGIGAIYADRLAHRGHDLILVARNRGRLEALARRITDHTGRSVEIVTADLGQAAEVRRIENILRTDASITTLVNNAGFGGAWPLLESDVDTMQAMIELNVTALTRLTYAAAPAFVARGQGTIINIASIVAIAPEVLNGVYGGSKAFVLAFTQSLQHELAGKGVRVQAVLPGATRTAFWDIAGQPVENLPESLVMDGDDLVDAALAGLDQGEVITLPSLPDAADWQAFEAARAALGPNLSHAQPAARYGIAR from the coding sequence GTGACAACTCACACCTACGCCGGCACCGCCCTGATCACCGGGGCTTCTTCGGGTATCGGGGCCATCTATGCCGATCGCCTTGCGCACCGCGGCCATGACCTGATCCTGGTGGCGCGCAACCGCGGCCGGCTCGAGGCGCTTGCGCGGCGGATCACGGACCACACCGGCCGCTCGGTCGAAATCGTGACGGCCGACCTGGGCCAGGCGGCCGAGGTGCGGCGCATCGAAAACATCCTGAGGACGGACGCCAGCATCACCACGCTTGTCAACAATGCGGGGTTCGGCGGCGCGTGGCCGTTGCTGGAGTCGGATGTGGACACGATGCAGGCGATGATCGAACTCAACGTCACTGCGCTGACTCGCCTCACCTATGCCGCTGCCCCGGCCTTCGTTGCGCGCGGCCAGGGCACGATCATCAATATCGCCTCGATTGTGGCGATCGCGCCCGAGGTCCTGAACGGCGTGTACGGCGGTTCCAAGGCCTTTGTGCTGGCCTTTACCCAGTCGCTGCAACATGAGCTTGCCGGCAAGGGCGTGCGCGTCCAGGCGGTGCTGCCGGGGGCGACCCGCACGGCGTTCTGGGACATCGCCGGACAGCCGGTCGAGAACCTGCCGGAATCGCTGGTAATGGACGGCGACGACCTGGTGGACGCGGCGCTGGCGGGACTGGATCAGGGCGAGGTGATCACGCTGCCGTCGCTGCCTGACGCTGCGGACTGGCAGGCATTCGAGGCGGCACGCGCCGCGCTGGGGCCCAATCTTTCGCATGCGCAGCCAGCCGCGCGGTACGGCATTGCGCGGTGA